The genome window ACACCCGCGTGCTCCGTCAGGAGCTGGGTAGCGCACCCGACCCGGGCTTTCTGCAGGACCTCGCCCGGCAGGGGCTGCGCCTGCCGTGAAGGCCCTGCCTGCCCGGTTCCCTGCCGGTTCCCTGCCCGGGAGGCAGACTGCCTGCATGCCCCGCGCCCTTGCCTGGATCGCCGCCGTCACCCTGCCGCTCGCCGCCTGCGGCACGCCCACGCCTTCTCCTACGCCCACACTCTTCCAGGCGCTCGAGGACTGCCCCTCGTGCGGCCTCATGCCCTCACAGCCGGCCTCGGAGCCACTGTTCTGGGGATGGAACCCGCAGGGCGTGGGGGGGGTGGAAGTCTGGACATACGGCGAAGAGCGCCAGAATGGAGACGTTGCCGAGGTGTACATCAAGACTGCCGGGCGACCGACGCCGAAGACATCCAGTTACCCGCTCGGGTGTCTTCTGGAACCGCAGGAGTCCGGTGATTTTTCCAGACCACTGCCCCACTCCGGTACCCTCCGGGTGACAGAACCGGTGTCCTACAGAGCACTCACCAGCCAGGCCGGGGCCGACGCGATCTGCGCCGATATGTTCGGTATGCAGTGGCACGCTGTCGCCCACGCATCGATGTATGAACGTGAATTCGCGCAGGGGGTCTGGGTGGCGGGACACCGACCAGCCGACACAGGCCCTGAATGGTAGTCCACTTCAGCGACGACCACTGGCCCACGCTACAGCACTCGGTAGGTCGACTTCTGCACGACATGCAGGGAGTCCTGACTTCCCAGCCGCTCACCCGCACGTGGACTGTCCATGAGATCCATCAAGCCGAGCGGCTCATCGCCGCACTCAGAAGCGACTGGGAGACCCACTGTGTCCAGCAGCAAACCGTATGGGAGATGGAACAGCTGAGTGGCAGGCTGGACGCTGCAGCCTGCACGGTCATCCGGGCAAACGTTGGAGCGATCCGACAACACCTGATATACATCCTTCACGATACGGCTGCGGCCCTGGACTTCAGTGGACTGTCCAGGAGAGAGTCTCGCGTGTGAGCTCGAGCTCGCGGTCCGACCCACTGAAGTCCGGGGGCCCTGACTTTGCCTGTAAGGGTCTGGCAACTTGCCCCTGCCATGGTCGCTGAACCTCAGCCGACGATCTGAAGATCAGAGCGCCTGCTGGACAGGCTGCTGCCACAAGAGATTCACCGTAGTCCAAACAGTACCCTGAGAACCAGGCCGAGATGCCGTACTGAGTCTAAAGATCCGTCAGGACCCTGCCACCACTCAGGAAGGGTTTGAGATCCTCTCGTACCTCCGAAGATGGCCTCTGCCTGTTACCAAGCCTGGATATTCAGAGTGTTGCAGTTCAGTAACGCCCGTATTTAAGCTGCTACACTCCGGGCCATGCCCCCCGCCGTCGCCTATTACCGGGTCTCCACCACCAAGCAGGGGCAAAGCGGCCTGGGTCTGGAAGCCCAGCGCCACGCCGTGACCGTGTTCGCCCGCTCCAGGGGTCTGGACGTGATCCGGGAAGTCATCGAGATCGAAACCGGCACCGCGAAGCGGGACCGGCCGCAGCTGCGCGCGGCCCTCGAGACGGCGCGTGGAGCGGGCGCGGTGCTGATGATCGCCAAGCTCGACCGTCTGGCCCGCAACGTGGCGTTCATCAGTTCGCTGATGGAGGCGCGCACACCCTTTGTCGCGTGCGACATGCCGGACGCGACCGAACTGACGGTGCACATCATGGCGGCGCTGGCCGAGCACGAGGCGCGGCTGATCGGCACGCGGACCCGGGACGCCCTGGCAGCCGCCAAAGCCCGCGGAGTCAAGCTGGGAAGTCCGGTCCCGATGTCGGAGGCGTGCCGCGCCGCCGGCCGGGCGAGCACCGCCCGCAAGGCTCAGGCCGCCTACAGCTCCGTGAACGGCTATGTCCGCCTGATGCGCCAGACTGGGATGTCGCTGCGGGAGATCGCCTCCCGGCTGAACGCGGAAGGACACCGTTCACGCACTGGAAAGACCTGGAACCATGCTCAGGTGGCACGTGTGCTGAAGTACTGCACTACTTGAAGACTGAAAGCAGTACATGCGCTGCAGGTGGAAGCTTGATGGTGCTTATCAGGCCAAGCTCATTTCCCTCCTGGCACGGCCATGAATATATACGTAACCACCCATTCCTCTTCTTGCTCGAATCGAACCGCGGATGACGGCTGGGCCTCGTCCCAACAGGAGCTCTTTGAAACCCAAGGCGGCGGTAAGGGGCCAAAGCGACCCTTACTCCGTTTCCAGTCCAGGAAGACGGTGGACACGCGAGCAGTTCCCCCAGCATGCCGCAGGGTTGAGGCGACAGACGCGCAAAAATGCTAGGGCGTCACCTTCAGCACGGTGACCACGTACACCGTGCCGTCCGGTCGGTATCCGATCATTGCCGCGCGGAACGGTTTTCCAGGAACCGCCCGCGGCCCACCGCTCCAGATGCGTCGGACCTGCGCGCGGAACTTCGCGAATCCGCTTGGCGTGTCGGGTTTGAAATCGCCGATGTTGAACCCCGGATCCTCACCACCGGTCCACACCACGTCTGCGCCCGTGTTGCCCCGGCCGGTATTGAACCGGAATTGTGAACGTGGGAACCGCTGCCTGACAATGATTGCCATGGGTGGTTCCATTGCCGCGCCGTATGGGGCGCTCATTGGGGGCGAAGTCGGCATCTGGTCGCCTGGAATCATGCCGAGCACTTCGCCGTCAGCCACTGGATAGCCTGCGCCACTCGGTACAGACTGATTGGTGTTCGCAGCCGAGCGAGTGGGTTTGGCAGTTGGCGGCGCAGATGATTTGCTGCCTGGCGAAGTTGACTTGGGGGGACCAGGCGTCACCATATTGTCGTTGGCAGGGGTGAGCCTGCCTGTTCCCGTTGAATCAGTGGCACGCGTAGCCCCGTTCAGCGGTGGACGCGGCGCGCCGCGGTCCCCGGCACGTGGCGGTGGGACGGTCTCGGGTATCGATGGCGTTGTCGTGCGCGGTCGGGATTCGGCAACGGGTGGTTTGCCCCCAGGCAGATACCCGATCGGCAGATTGCTCATCACTCCTGCCAACCCGATGGATACAAAGGCCTCAAAGTCCTCAGCGTCCTTGTACAGGACCGCGACTGCCTTGTGCTTCTCCTTATAAAGGCGCGGCGTCGTGTCGGCACCGAGGCGCAGCGGCATCAGCCGCTGATTCGGCCCGACGACGGCCCGCAGCATTGATTGCATCGGCGCGGGATCCGGTGAGTCGCAGATCGTGAAGATGTCCAAGTCGAGTTCGGATCTGTCTTGGTACGTTAGATGCAGGACCGTCGAACTGCGCCCGGGGCGGTAGCGATACGAGATGTCGTAACGCGCGCTCACGAACGCGTCGATAAAGTTGCCCATCGGCAGCTTGGCAACAGATGGGTCTGGTGTCGGCGGTACCGGCTCCATGGGGTCGATATGCGCAAGACTCTGAAAGCCTCCTGACACCGGGGACAGTCCAATTCCTAACTTGATCACCCGGTTGGCCGCGTCGACCGCCGCCTGCGGGTCATGATTTTTAATTTGCACCAGACATGCCCACAAGTAATTGCCGTACGGCGAGTGCGGAATGCACTGCAACTCGAGCGCCCAACGGTACACTTCCGCATCTGTCTTAAGCTTTCGGTACTGCCTCAGCAGCACCTTGCCACTGGGGCGGTCATCAAGTTCGGCGACCGTCTGCTTTGCGACCGCCGTGATGATGGGCAGCCAGTGCGATTTGGGCAGCGGCTCGATGAGCGGCGGCAACGCCATTGTTCCTCCTAAAGCTCGTCCAACGGCACCGTGATGTTGCTGGCGTGCTCGACGACGATCTTCTTGTCGGTCTCCGGATCTTCGCGCTCGCCGTGCAGCAAGCGATCGATCAGGCGTAGGTTCTCAAGCTCCGCTCGGCGCGTTTCGGCCTGCACCTTTTTCACATCGACGGCGCGGTGAATCGTTTTGAAGCGCTCTAGCAACGAGGTCGTGGCAGGCAGCGCCTCGATGAACAGCGATCCCGTAGGTACTATGATCTCTTCGCCATTGCGGTGCGGGGCTTTGAGCAGTTTCTCGTACTGATCCTTGAGCTGCTGGCGGATATGTTCGAATTCTGGTTCGCTCAAGCGGTCTTTCAACTTAAGTACATAATCGGCGAACTCCTCGAGCGTCCAGTTGCCCACATCATCAGGATCGATGAGTTCCTCGAACCCGCGCAGTACGTAAGGTTCGGCCATGAATCGAGTGAGTGAATTGGACTCTTTGAGTGCGAAGATCATGTAGTTGCCGAAGTACCCCAGCAGGTTGTCGAGGTCAGCGACTTGCGCCAGTGGCCTTGTCTTGAGCCGTTTGAAGCTTGGGACAATTTCTGCCTCAAACACCTTGGTGGGAAGGTCGAGATCGCGTCCCGGAATGGTGCGGTGCGCGTACGCCGTCATTGCCGCATGGGCGGGCACGACACCATTTGCGAAGTGGTACTTGCCCTGATGTGCGAAGGTCGGTACCGACACCTCATGCAGACGCAGGTAACGCTGATCGGGCGGCTCGTGGTTCCACACTGCCTGCATGTAATAGAGGATGTTCTGCTTGATGTGGGTGCGTAGCCGGAGGATCTGGGTGCGCTGGTTGTAATTTTTAGCCAGCGCCTTGGCATAGGACTCGGTGAGTGCATTCAGTGCTGTGACCTCGCGCTCGACCCTCATGAGCAGGTCGCGTTC of Deinococcus aerophilus contains these proteins:
- a CDS encoding recombinase family protein, whose product is MPPAVAYYRVSTTKQGQSGLGLEAQRHAVTVFARSRGLDVIREVIEIETGTAKRDRPQLRAALETARGAGAVLMIAKLDRLARNVAFISSLMEARTPFVACDMPDATELTVHIMAALAEHEARLIGTRTRDALAAAKARGVKLGSPVPMSEACRAAGRASTARKAQAAYSSVNGYVRLMRQTGMSLREIASRLNAEGHRSRTGKTWNHAQVARVLKYCTT